The DNA window GCCCCCAAGACGAAGCAGCTTGTTGCAAAGCTGAAAGAAATGGCTTTGGACGACGTTCTGATTGTTTCCCATGAGGTTGATGAAAACCTATATTTGGCGGCTCGTAACCTACATTGGGTGGATGTGCGTGATGTGCATGGCATCGATCCAGTGTCCTTGATCGGGTTTGAGAAAGTGCTCATGACGGTCGAGGCGGTAAAGAAGATTGAGGAGATGCTGGCATGAATCAAGAACGTTTGATGAAAGTGCTGCTGGCACCTCATGTCAGCGAAAAGAGCACCATCGTTGCCGAGAAGCACAACCAGGTGGTGTTTAAGGTGGCGAAAGACGCAACCAAACGTGAAATCAAACAGGCCGTCGAGCTGATGTTTGATGTCAAGGTTTCGTCCGTTCGTGTTCTGAATGTAAAAGGTAAGCGCAAGCGGACCGGAATGATCGAAGGTCGCCGCAAGGATTGGCGTAAGGCGTACGTCACCTTGGCGGAAGGACACGATATCGACTTTTTGGGTGCCGAATAAGGCGTCGTCAACGGTATAGAGGAATAGTCTCATGGCAATTGTAAAAGCAAAGCCGACATCGCCGGGACGCCGTTTCGTCGTAAAGGTTGTCAACAAAGACCTGTACAAGGGGCGCCCGTATGGCCCGTTGACGGAACGCAAAGTCAAAACCGGTGGTCGCAACAATCAGGGTCGCATTACCACCCGGCATATTGGGGGCGGCCATAAGCAGCTGTACCGAATTATCGATTTTAAGCGCAACAAATTCGATGTTGAGGGTCGTGTTGAGCGTCTCGAATATGACCCCAATCGTTCGGCTCATATTGCGCTGATTTTGTATAAGGACGGTGAGCGTCGTTACATTATCGCCCCGAAGGGGTTAAAGGTCGGCGATACCGTTGTGAGCGCCGATCAGGCGCCGATCAAGACGGGGAATGCTATGCCGTTGCGCAACATTCCGCTTGGTACAAACGTACATAACGTTGAGCTGCGTCCGCTAAAGGGTGGACAGCTTGCGCGTTCGGCTGGCGCTTATGCACAAGTGGTTGCTAAAGAAGGCAATTACTGCATGTTGCGTTTGCGCTCGGGTGAAATGCGCCGTGTCTTGGCGGATTGCCGCGCAACAATTGGTGAGGTTGGCAACGCTGAACATATGTTGCGCTCGCTTGGTAAAGCTGGCGCGAAACGCTGGCGAGGCATTCGTCCGACCGTGCGTGGTGTGGCAATGAACCCGGTTGATCACCCGCACGGTGGTGGTGAAGGGCGTACATCCGGTGGTCGTCACCCAGTGACACCATGGGGTGTGCCAACCAAAGGTAAAAAGACTCGGTCGAACAAACGCACAGATAAGTACATCGTGCGTCGTCGCAACAAGTAGTCAAGAAGGGGTTAATCGTGCCACGTTCACTGAAGAAAGGACCGTTCGTAGATCTCCATCTGTTGAAAAAGGTGGAGGCTGCTATCGAGTCAAACAACCGGCGACCAATCAAAACTTGGTCGCGTCGTTCAATGATTATTCCGGAGATGGTTGGCTTAACCATCGCTGTTCATAATGGCCGGCAACATGTGCCAATACTGATCACCGAGGATATGGTTGGTCATAAGTTGGGTGAGTTTGCGCCCACACGAACCTATTATGGGCATGCTGCCGATAAAAAGGCCAAACGCTAATTGAGGTGCTGAAATGGAAACTGTTGCAAAACATCGGTACGCACGCATTTCGGCGCAAAAGGCACGGCTGGTGGCTGACCAGATCCGCGGCCTGCACGTCGAAAAAGCGTTGAACATACTGACCTTCAGTCCGAAAAAGGCGGCGGCCTTGATCAAGAAGGTATTGGAGAGCGCCATAGCCAACGCGGAGCATAATGATGGTGCCGACATTGATGAGTTGAAAGTTTCGGCCATTTATGTCGACGAAGCGCCAACTTATAAGCGTTTGCGGGCGCGCGCCAAAGGTCGTGGGGATCGCATACTTAAGCGGTCGTGTCATATCACCGTCAAAGTTTCAGAGCGCTAGGAGAGACTCATGGGTCAGAAAGTACATCCGACCGGTATTCGCCTGGGCATTATCAAAGACTGGAATGCCACTTGGTATGCCGAGGGTAAAGAATTCGCGGATATTCTCGAAAACGACATCAAGATTCGTGAGTTTCTCCGTAAGGAGCTTAAGGACGCATCAGTCTCGAAGATTAAGATTGAGCGGCCCGCCAAAAGTCTGCGTGTGACCATCCATACAGCGCGGCCTGGCGTCATCATCGGTAAGAAAGGTGAGGACATTGAGGCACTACGGAAAAAAGTGTCTGAGCTGGCTGGTGTTCCGGCGCAAGTCAACATTGAGCAAATACGCCGCCCAGAATTGGATGCACAGCTTGTCGCAGATAACGTTGCCAATCAGCTCGAGCGCAGGGTGATGTTCCGTCGGGCGATGAAGCGTGCTGTTCAGAATGCCATGCGCCTTGGCGCTGAAGGTATCAAAATACAGGTCAGTGGACGCCTCGGTGGTGCTGAAATCGCAAGAACCGAATGGTACAGGGAAGGGCGAGTACCTTTACATACTTTCCGTGCTGACATTGATTACGCGACGTCCGAAGCTTTGACCACTTACGGCATTATTGGCGTTAAGGTTTGGATCTTTAAGGGCGAGGTGTTGCCTGGGCAAGAGCGTAAAGAAGAAGCAACACCCGCTGAACCGAAGCGTAAAGGCCGTAGACGGTCAAAAAACTAAGGAGACGGGATAATGCTACAGCCAAAACGTACGAAATTCCGTAAACAGCAAAAGATGCGCAATCGTGGTATGGC is part of the Gammaproteobacteria bacterium genome and encodes:
- a CDS encoding 30S ribosomal protein S3 is translated as MGQKVHPTGIRLGIIKDWNATWYAEGKEFADILENDIKIREFLRKELKDASVSKIKIERPAKSLRVTIHTARPGVIIGKKGEDIEALRKKVSELAGVPAQVNIEQIRRPELDAQLVADNVANQLERRVMFRRAMKRAVQNAMRLGAEGIKIQVSGRLGGAEIARTEWYREGRVPLHTFRADIDYATSEALTTYGIIGVKVWIFKGEVLPGQERKEEATPAEPKRKGRRRSKN
- a CDS encoding 50S ribosomal protein L23, which encodes MNQERLMKVLLAPHVSEKSTIVAEKHNQVVFKVAKDATKREIKQAVELMFDVKVSSVRVLNVKGKRKRTGMIEGRRKDWRKAYVTLAEGHDIDFLGAE
- a CDS encoding 50S ribosomal protein L22 yields the protein METVAKHRYARISAQKARLVADQIRGLHVEKALNILTFSPKKAAALIKKVLESAIANAEHNDGADIDELKVSAIYVDEAPTYKRLRARAKGRGDRILKRSCHITVKVSER
- a CDS encoding 30S ribosomal protein S19, producing the protein MPRSLKKGPFVDLHLLKKVEAAIESNNRRPIKTWSRRSMIIPEMVGLTIAVHNGRQHVPILITEDMVGHKLGEFAPTRTYYGHAADKKAKR
- a CDS encoding 50S ribosomal protein L2, coding for MAIVKAKPTSPGRRFVVKVVNKDLYKGRPYGPLTERKVKTGGRNNQGRITTRHIGGGHKQLYRIIDFKRNKFDVEGRVERLEYDPNRSAHIALILYKDGERRYIIAPKGLKVGDTVVSADQAPIKTGNAMPLRNIPLGTNVHNVELRPLKGGQLARSAGAYAQVVAKEGNYCMLRLRSGEMRRVLADCRATIGEVGNAEHMLRSLGKAGAKRWRGIRPTVRGVAMNPVDHPHGGGEGRTSGGRHPVTPWGVPTKGKKTRSNKRTDKYIVRRRNK